From the Drosophila subpulchrella strain 33 F10 #4 breed RU33 unplaced genomic scaffold, RU_Dsub_v1.1 Primary Assembly Seq38, whole genome shotgun sequence genome, one window contains:
- the LOC119561865 gene encoding BTB/POZ domain-containing adapter for CUL3-mediated RhoA degradation protein 3, which translates to MSETMSGDHQVLLKGHSSQYLKLNVGGRLYYTTIGTLTKNNDTMLSAMFSGRMEVLTDSEGWILIDRCGNHFGIILNFLRDGAVPLPETNKEIAELLAEAKYYCITELAMSCERALYAHQEPKPICRIPLITSQKEEQLLISISSKPAVILVVQRQNNKYSYTSTSDDNLLKNIELFDKLSLRFNERILFIKDVIGPSEICCWSFYGHGKKVAEVCCTSIVYATDRKHTKVEFPEARIYEETLQVLLYENRNAPDQELMQATSSARVGSVGGTSMHQYTSDEEEERTGLARLRSNKRNNPS; encoded by the exons ATGTCGGAAACTATGTCGGGCGATCACCAAGTTTTGCTAAAAGGGCATTCGTCTCAGTACTTGAAACTAAATGTTGGTGGTCGCTTGTATTATACCACAATTGGAACACTCACGAAAAATAATGACACGATGTTGAGCGCAATGTTTAGTGGTAGGATGGAGGTACTGACTGACTCGGAAG GATGGATTTTAATCGACCGATGTGGAAATCATTTTGGTATCATACTAAATTTTTTAAGAGATGGCGCTGTTCCGCTGCCGGAAACTAACAAAGAAATCGCTGAACTGCTTGCTGAGGCCAAATACTACTGCATCACGGAGCTGGCTATGTCTTGTGAAAGGGCCCTATATGCGCACCAGGAACCCAAGCCAATTTGTCGCATTCCTTTAATAACTTCGCAAAAGGAAGAACAACTTTTAATTAGTATATCTTCAAAACCTGCTGTTATTCTTGTGGTACAGCGCCAGAATAACAAGTATTCGTACACAAGTACTTCAGATGACAACttactaaaaaatattgaacTTTTCGATAAATTATCGTTGCGCTTTAATGAACGAATTTTGTTCATTAAAGACGTAATTGGGCCAAGTGAAATCTGCTGCTGGTCATTTTACGGACACGGCAAAAAAGTTGCGGAAGTCTGTTGCACTTCAATAGTTTATGCAACTGATAGGAAGCACACCAAAGTTGAATTTCCGGAAGCTCGTATATACGAGGAAACTCTGCAGGTCCTACTTTATGAAAATCGCAATGCTCCCGACCAAGAACTCATGCAGGCGACGTCTTCAGCACGAGTGGGAAGTGTTGGTGGAACCAGCATGCATCAGTATACAAGCGACGAGGAGGAAGAACGCACTGGACTGGCGCGATTACGATCCAATAAGCGTAATAACCCATCCTGA
- the LOC119561870 gene encoding uncharacterized protein LOC119561870: MSQPDSKIRRVQFEETPSVSNPTERQMAELKEEVLQIRKEISVVTQKLDILADKLAENTAILMVSFAPEKEISGVVPFPLKTEEELDEFENSLTPELIGFYTKKISKIIGSEPLSKRFKLIIAEDIINNYNLDGSNGKSPSDAV; this comes from the exons atGTCTCAACCTGATTCGAAAATTCGTCGTGTCCAGTTTGAAG aaACCCCATCGGTCTCTA atccAACTGAACGACAAATGGCAGAGTTGAAAG aaGAGGTTCTCCAAATCCGCAAGGAGATCTCCGTTGTAACGCAGAAGTTGGATATTTTGGCGGACAAACTGGCGGAAAACACCGCCATTTTAATGGTATCATTTGCTCCTGAGAAGGAGATTTCGGGCGTGGTACCATTTCCGCTAAAAACAGAAGAGGAACTCGATGAATTCGAAAATTCCTTGACCCCGGAGCTTATCGGTTTTTAC AcaaagaaaatatcaaaaattatTGGGAGCGAACCGCTGTCAAAGCGGTTCAAACTTATCATAGCGGAAGATATCATCAATAACTACAATTTGGACGGGTCCAACGGGAAAAGTCCCTCAGATGCCGTATAG
- the LOC119561868 gene encoding uncharacterized protein LOC119561868 has protein sequence MSQPDSKIRRVQFEETPSVSNPTERQMAELKEEVLQIRKEISVVTQKLDILADKLAENTAILMVSFAPEKEISGVVPFPLKTEEELDEFENSLTPELIGFYTKKISKIIGSEPLSKRFKLIIAEDIINNYNLDGSNGKSPSDAV, from the exons atGTCTCAACCTGATTCGAAAATTCGTCGTGTCCAGTTTGAAG aaACCCCATCGGTCTCTA atccAACTGAACGACAAATGGCAGAGTTGAAAG aaGAGGTTCTCCAAATCCGCAAGGAGATCTCCGTTGTAACGCAGAAGTTGGACATTTTGGCGGACAAACTGGCGGAAAACACCGCCATTTTAATGGTATCATTTGCTCCTGAGAAGGAGATTTCGGGCGTGGTACCATTTCCGCTAAAAACAGAAGAGGAACTCGATGAATTCGAAAATTCCTTGACCCCGGAGCTTATCGGTTTTTAC AcaaagaaaatatcaaaaattatTGGGAGCGAACCGCTGTCAAAGCGGTTCAAACTTATCATAGCGGAAGATATCATCAATAACTACAATTTGGACGGGTCCAACGGGAAAAGTCCCTCAGATGCCGTATAG